The following coding sequences lie in one Stenotrophomonas rhizophila genomic window:
- a CDS encoding exopolysaccharide biosynthesis protein, with product MNSPADPIPPDEGRPAYRNEGIRTLLAMFDHGDPEERLLLGKILQDLQQSAFGVFLFVAILPAFIPIPGVGGAVSGPLILLIGGQMLFGLRRPWLPKFIANRGPKRGTMHRFLARIDGPLRRLDKLLKPRLPTLLVPLPAHALTGLLLILVAVLLSLPIPFTNYLFGFQLLLFALALLERDGMLMLLNWIGALAAVLFFGFSSGQLVSYTVEQVQRWF from the coding sequence ATGAACTCACCGGCTGATCCAATTCCGCCGGACGAGGGGCGCCCGGCGTACCGCAACGAAGGCATCCGCACGTTGCTGGCGATGTTCGACCACGGCGACCCGGAGGAGCGGCTGCTGCTGGGCAAGATCCTGCAGGACCTGCAGCAGAGCGCGTTCGGCGTGTTCCTGTTCGTGGCGATCCTGCCGGCCTTCATCCCGATTCCCGGGGTGGGCGGCGCGGTGAGTGGCCCGCTGATCCTGCTGATCGGCGGTCAGATGCTGTTCGGCCTGCGCCGGCCGTGGCTGCCGAAGTTCATTGCCAACCGCGGTCCGAAGCGCGGCACGATGCACCGGTTCCTGGCCCGTATCGACGGCCCCCTGCGGCGGCTGGACAAGCTGCTGAAGCCGCGCCTGCCCACGCTGCTGGTGCCACTGCCGGCGCACGCGCTCACCGGCCTGCTGCTGATCCTGGTGGCGGTGCTGCTGTCGCTGCCGATCCCGTTCACCAACTACCTGTTCGGCTTCCAGCTGCTGTTGTTCGCGCTGGCGCTGCTGGAACGCGACGGCATGCTGATGTTGTTGAACTGGATCGGCGCGCTGGCCGCCGTGCTGTTCTTCGGCTTCAGCTCCGGCCAGTTGGTGAGCTACACGGTGGAACAGGTCCAGCGCTGGTTCTGA
- a CDS encoding pyridoxamine 5'-phosphate oxidase family protein, with protein MAEHDRQQHIKQLAGMIRDVDIAMFTTVGVDGRLYSRPLGTQEVEFDGDLWFATEADSPKVAEIALNPRVNVSYSSPSGNTYVSVAGTARIVDDRARIEELWSPAMKLFFPGGKDDPNLRLIHVSAESAEYWDGPGGLLGSALYFVLSAVTDDPGALSDTGTVDLKPGA; from the coding sequence ATGGCAGAACACGACCGCCAACAGCACATCAAACAACTGGCGGGCATGATCCGCGATGTCGACATCGCCATGTTCACTACCGTCGGTGTCGACGGCCGGCTCTACAGCCGTCCGCTCGGCACGCAGGAAGTCGAGTTCGATGGCGACCTCTGGTTCGCCACCGAAGCCGACAGCCCCAAGGTGGCCGAGATCGCGCTCAACCCGCGCGTCAACGTGTCCTATTCCTCGCCCTCGGGCAACACCTATGTGTCGGTCGCCGGCACCGCGCGCATCGTCGATGACCGCGCGAGGATCGAGGAACTGTGGTCGCCGGCGATGAAGCTGTTCTTCCCCGGCGGCAAGGACGACCCCAACCTGCGCCTGATCCACGTCAGCGCCGAATCGGCCGAGTATTGGGACGGCCCGGGCGGTCTGCTGGGTAGCGCGCTGTATTTCGTGTTGTCGGCCGTTACGGACGACCCGGGCGCGTTGTCGGATACCGGTACGGTGGATCTCAAGCCTGGGGCGTGA